In Coregonus clupeaformis isolate EN_2021a chromosome 15, ASM2061545v1, whole genome shotgun sequence, one genomic interval encodes:
- the LOC121582836 gene encoding activated RNA polymerase II transcriptional coactivator p15: protein MPKSKEVLSSTSGSGSASDSDSEAETKAKKRKQAVPEKPAAKKPKGGESSKPGGTSKGSSNKDKDDNKFQIGKMRYVSVREFKGKCLIDIREYWMDQEGEMKPGRKGISLNPEQWNQLKDQISEIDDAVKAI from the exons ATGCCCAAATCAAAGGAAGTTCTGTCATCTACCTCTGGCAGTGGCAGTGCCAGTGACTCAGACAGTGAGGCTGAGACCAAG GCCAAGAAGAGAAAGCAAGCAGTACCAGAGAAACCAGCAGCTAAGAAACCGAAAGGAGGAGAGAGTTCCAAGCCTGGTGGAACCTCCAAGGGAAGCAGCAACAAGGACAAGGATGACAACAAGTTCCAG ATTGGGAAGATGAGGTATGTGAGTGTTCGTGAATTCAAAGGGAAATGTCTGATTGACATCCGTGAGTACTGGATGGaccaggagggagagatgaagccGGGCAGGAAAG GTATCTCACTAAACCCAGAGCAGTGGAACCAGCTGAAGGATCAGATCTCTGAGATAGACGACGCTGTGAAGGCGATATAA